The DNA region AAATAATTGAAGCATAAGTTTTGCCTGTTTTTAACCGCAGATAGCCTACAAAAAGACCTAAAACCAGACCAGCCATCATTTTTAAGGCCATGATCAAACCCAAATTTGAATATCGGATTAAAACATCAGCATAACCCAGTTGCCATACACTGAAAAGTAGTGTAACCGTTAAGAATGTTAAACCATCCTGGTTGATCATTCCTTCAGATGCACGTATCTTACTCCAGATATAACCTCTGAATACTAGTTCTTCAAATACAGGAGTTATGATGGCATATGAGAGCAGGTAAATGAGAATATAAAACTCCCATTCAAAGACAAACTGGCTTAATATGAGAATAGTGAGTAATGAAAACCCCATAATATAAATTATCTTGTTTTTTAGTCGAATATTATTCCATCTAAGCCCAAGATCATCTAACGATGGTTTAAAGTATAAAAGTAGGATTATACCTACAATTATAAAGTCTAATCCTCTTAAAATCAGGAATAACGATGCACCTGGTTTTACTGTGACGAACAAAAATTCAAAAATGGCTACTCTTGAAACATGTATAATAGCTAATACAACCACAATTTTTAAAACCAACTTTAAAAAGTTATTCCTGTCTTTGATAGTGCTAAATAGTTCCATAAAATTTCGTTTATTTGTTTTTGTTTGTGTTAATCATTTAATAAATCGAAATATCCTCAATCCATACTTTAAAGAATCCATTTTAAAAAAAGGTTAATGATAAGCA from Methanobacterium petrolearium includes:
- a CDS encoding CPBP family intramembrane glutamic endopeptidase, which codes for MELFSTIKDRNNFLKLVLKIVVVLAIIHVSRVAIFEFLFVTVKPGASLFLILRGLDFIIVGIILLLYFKPSLDDLGLRWNNIRLKNKIIYIMGFSLLTILILSQFVFEWEFYILIYLLSYAIITPVFEELVFRGYIWSKIRASEGMINQDGLTFLTVTLLFSVWQLGYADVLIRYSNLGLIMALKMMAGLVLGLFVGYLRLKTGKTYASIIFHGLWNLFEP